Genomic window (Leisingera methylohalidivorans DSM 14336):
TTTCATCAAGCTGCACGGCGACGCGATCTATGGCGAGATTGCCAAGCAGATCTCTGGCAAGTCATTCAGCAAATACGCAGGCGAAGTGCTGACCAGCTCGGACGGCTCGCAATCGGCCTCGACCATGCAGAAGCAGGCCAATGAGGCGATGCGCAAGGACATGGATCTGCGCAAGAAGATCCAGCAAATCATCATGGCCGAAGCCAAACGCAAGATGCCCAAGACGGCAGCGGCGCATTAACGCCGGCAGCACCGTCATTGGGGGCTGCTGCTCGGGGGGGGCGGCGGCACGGGGGAAGCGTCATCTTGGTGCTTCCCCACAAGCCTTTGGGCCGTTAGAACGGGCAGGAATTAAGGAGCCCGTATTATGACCCAACTCACACCGCAGCCCGGTATCATGGACATAGCCCTGTATCAGGGCGGGGCTGCCCATGTGAAAGGGGTGAGCAATGTTGTGAAGCTCTCCTCGAACGAGAACCCGCTTGGCCCCAGCCCGCGCGCCATCCAGGCGATGCAGGACGCGGCGGCCGGCATGCACCGCTATCCCAGCTCGGATCACGCGGCACTGCGGCAGGCAATCGGCGAGGTGCACGGGCTGGATCCGGAGCAGATCATCTGCGGCGCAGGCAGTGACGAGATCATCGCCTTCCTGTGCCAGGCCTATGCCGGCCCGGGCGACGAGGTACTCTATACAGAACACGGCTTTGCCATGTACCGCATCAGCGCTCTGGCGGCCGGTGCCACTCCGGTGGAGGTCAAAGAACGCGAGCGGGTAACCGATGTGGACGCCCTGCTGGCAGGCTGCACCGCCAGGACCAAGCTGGTCTTCATCGCCAATCCGAACAACCCCACCGGCACCATGATCAGCGAGGCTGAGGTGGCCCGGCTGGCCGAAGGCATTCCGGCAGGCGCGCTTTTGGTGCTGGATGGCGCTTATGCGGAATATGTCGAAGGGTTTGATGGCGGCGCTGCAGCGGCAGGCGCGCGCAGCAACGTCTTCATGACCCGCACATTTTCCAAGATCTACGGTCTGGGCGGCGCGCGGATCGGCTGGGGCTATGGCCCCAAAAAGATCATCAGCGTCCTGAACCGGGTGCGGGGGCCGTTCAATGTCTCCAGCACCGCGCTGGCCGGCGCGGAAGCCTCGGTGCGGGATACGGATTACGTCGCACAGTGCCGGGCAGAAAACGCCAAGTGGCGCACATGGCTGGCCAATGCGCTGGGTGAACTGGGCGTGCCTTCGGATGTCTCCAGCACCAATTTCATCCTCGCGCGTTTTGCCAGCCAGGCCGAGGCCGAAGCCTGCGACAGCTACCTGCAGTCGCAGGGGCTGATCGTGCGCCGGGTGGCGGGCTACAACCTGCCGAACGCACTGCGCATCACCATCGGTGACGAAGACGCCTGCCGCCGCCTGGCGCAAGCGGTCAAAGCATTCAAAGCGGGGCAGGCATGAGCGGCCAGAAACACGGGCCGGTCTATGGCCGCGTGGCGCTGATCGGGCTGGGCCTGATTGCCTCCTCGATGTTCTGGGCAATGAAACGCGCAGGGCTGGCAGGCGAGGTCACCGGCTATGCCCGCAGCGCAGAAACCCGCGCAACCGCCCGCCGCATCGGCTTGTGCGACCGCGTCTGCGACAGCGCGCAAGAGGCGGTGCAGGACGCCGATCTGGTGGTGCTCTGCGTGCCAGTCGGCGCCATGGGCCCGGTGATGGAAGACATCGCGCCGTTGCTGAAACCCGGCGCCACGGTGTCGGACGTGGGCTCGGTCAAGCGCCATGTGATCGACGCCGTGCAGCCGCATATCCCCGAAGGCGTGCATTTCGTGCCCGCCCACCCGCTGGCCGGCACCGAGCATTCCGGGCCGGAATCCGGCTTTTCCGAGCTGTTCGACAACCGCTGGTCGCTGCTGGTGCCGGTTGAGGGCACCGACCCGGATGCCACCGCCCGCCTGCGCGCGCTGTGGGAGGGCATGGGCGCCAACGTCGACGAGATGGACGCCGACCACCATGACCTGGTGCTGGCCGTCACCTCGCACACGCCGCACCTGATTGCCTACACTATGGTGGGTGTCGCCGATGACCTGCGCCGGGTGACCGACAGCGAGGTGATCAAGTATTCCGCCGCCGGTTTCCGCGACTTCACCCGCATCGCCGCCTCGGACCCGACCATGTGGCGCGATGTGTTCCTGACCAACAAGGACGCCACGCTGGAAATCCTCGGCCGCTTCACCGAGGAGCTGTTTGCCCTGCAGCGCGCCATCCGCACCGGCGACGGCGAGCATCTGCACGATTACTTCACCCGCACCCGCGCCATCCGCCGCGGCATCATCGAGGCCGGCCAGGACACC
Coding sequences:
- a CDS encoding prephenate/arogenate dehydrogenase family protein, with the protein product MSGQKHGPVYGRVALIGLGLIASSMFWAMKRAGLAGEVTGYARSAETRATARRIGLCDRVCDSAQEAVQDADLVVLCVPVGAMGPVMEDIAPLLKPGATVSDVGSVKRHVIDAVQPHIPEGVHFVPAHPLAGTEHSGPESGFSELFDNRWSLLVPVEGTDPDATARLRALWEGMGANVDEMDADHHDLVLAVTSHTPHLIAYTMVGVADDLRRVTDSEVIKYSAAGFRDFTRIAASDPTMWRDVFLTNKDATLEILGRFTEELFALQRAIRTGDGEHLHDYFTRTRAIRRGIIEAGQDTDAPDFGRGQKK
- the hisC gene encoding histidinol-phosphate transaminase, with the protein product MTQLTPQPGIMDIALYQGGAAHVKGVSNVVKLSSNENPLGPSPRAIQAMQDAAAGMHRYPSSDHAALRQAIGEVHGLDPEQIICGAGSDEIIAFLCQAYAGPGDEVLYTEHGFAMYRISALAAGATPVEVKERERVTDVDALLAGCTARTKLVFIANPNNPTGTMISEAEVARLAEGIPAGALLVLDGAYAEYVEGFDGGAAAAGARSNVFMTRTFSKIYGLGGARIGWGYGPKKIISVLNRVRGPFNVSSTALAGAEASVRDTDYVAQCRAENAKWRTWLANALGELGVPSDVSSTNFILARFASQAEAEACDSYLQSQGLIVRRVAGYNLPNALRITIGDEDACRRLAQAVKAFKAGQA